The following coding sequences lie in one Chanos chanos chromosome 4, fChaCha1.1, whole genome shotgun sequence genomic window:
- the lingo2b gene encoding leucine-rich repeat and immunoglobulin-like domain-containing nogo receptor-interacting protein 2b, producing the protein MLFSMMCCVLGFSLLPLLLFPSPVHSCPTRCECSVHTRSVSCHRKRLVQVPEGIPIETRSLDLSKNRLRTITPQNFSSLLLLEELDLSSNLIASIESGSFRAQPRLRSLRLRSNQLTLLPRGALAGLGELTLLDVSQNRLVILLDYAFEEQRRLRVLELTDNELVFIAPRAFSGLSSLRSLTLQRCNLSAVPTHALAHLHGLTTLRLRELGIADLQPHPFKGLGRLRHLEVDSWPELEAIPTPALQGLNLSTLSITRTNISLVPMIRHLIFLTHLNVSYSRVRVLPAGWLRGLERLEELRVRQAQLQNVESGAFQGALSLRLLDLSHNHLTTLEMSTIPTPDNLQSLLIGQNPLVCDCRLRWLLQRTPPFLFGEVQPECSAPAALAKKPLREVVEPLLSRYVTCTKPRVVSVATQPSQAEEGQRAWLHCSAVGAPPPSVSWVTPHRRHITIKSTGRLIVHNNGSLEFRVAEPQDSGVYICVASNPAGNTTLSVSLAVKSLGVRDRALYMNRSMTFDPDYNISFTNGTERYTIRVVLDFTTILVSTAMGCLSFLGVVLFCFLLLFAWSRGKGKHRGSVDIQYVPRKRKGANTEIAETSGPRRVNMKMI; encoded by the coding sequence ATGCTGTTCTCTatgatgtgctgtgttctggGATTTTCCCTGCTGCCGCTCCTCCTGTTTCCCAGCCCTGTGCACTCATGCCCCACCCGCTGTGAGTGTTCTGTGCACACGCGCTCAGTCTCATGCCACCGCAAACGGCTGGTCCAGGTGCCCGAAGGCATCCCCATCGAAACGCGGTCGTTGGACCTCAGTAAGAACCGGTTACGCACCATTACGCCCCAGAACTTCTCATCTCTGCTCCTGCTAGAGGAGTTGGACCTAAGTTCCAACTTAATCGCCTCCATCGAATCCGGCAGTTTCCGCGCTCAACCCCGACTGCGCTCGCTTCGTCTCCGCAGTAACCAGCTGACCCTGCTTCCGCGTGGCGCTTTGGCGGGCCTTGGCGAACTCACGCTATTGGACGTCAGTCAGAACCGACTGGTTATTCTGCTCGATTATGCTTTCGAAGAGCAACGGAGGCTGCGCGTGTTGGAGCTCACGGATAACGAACTGGTCTTCATCGCCCCTAGAGCTTTCAGCGGACTGTCCTCCTTACGTTCGCTCACACTGCAGAGATGCAACTTAAGTGCTGTGCCAACGCATGCCCTGGCGCACCTACATGGCTTGACCACCCTACGACTGAGGGAACTGGGCATCGCTGACCTTCAGCCGCACCCCTTCAAGGGCTTGGGACGCCTGCGACACCTGGAGGTAGACAGCTGGCCTGAGCTGGAGGCGATTCCCACCCCGGCTCTACAGGGACTGAACCTCAGCACTCTGTCCATCACGCGCACCAACATATCATTGGTGCCGATGATAAGGCACCTGATCTTCCTCACACATCTAAACGTGTCCTACAGTCGCGTGCGGGTTCTGCCAGCTGGCTGGCTGCGGGGGTTGGAGCGCCTGGAGGAGTTGCGCGTGCGGCAGGCGCAGCTGCAGAACGTGGAGTCGGGAGCCTTTCAGGGCGCCCTGTCCCTTCGCCTGCTTGATCTCTCCCACAATCACCTGACCACTCTTGAGATGTCCACAATACCCACGCCGGACAACTTGCAGAGCTTGCTGATTGGCCAGAATCCCCTGGTCTGTGACTGCCGTCTGCGCTGGCTGCTGCAGAGGACCCCACCCTTCCTGTTTGGAGAAGTGCAGCCTGAATGCAGCGCGCCTGCCGCCCTGGCGAAGAAGCCGCTACGCGAAGTGGTGGAGCCGCTCCTTTCTCGATACGTCACCTGCACCAAGCCGAGGGTCGTCTCCGTGGCAACACAGCCCTCGCAGGCAGAGGAGGGTCAGAGGGCTTGGCTTCATTGCAGTGCAGTTGGAGCCCCgcccccctctgtctcttggGTAACGCCACACAGACGTCACATCACCATCAAGAGCACTGGCAGGCTAATCGTCCACAACAACGGGTCACTTGAGTTCCGCGTGGCTGAGCCGCAGGACAGCGGCGTTTACATATGTGTGGCGTCGAACCCAGCAGGTAACACCACCCTGTCTGTTTCACTTGCCGTTAAGAGCCTGGGTGTTAGAGACAGAGCGTTATACATGAACCGCTCTATGACCTTTGACCCCGACTACAACATCTCGTTTACCAATGGCACAGAGCGCTATACCATCAGGGTGGTGCTAGACTTCACGACTATTCTGGTTTCCACAGCGATGGGCTGCCTCAGCTTCCTGGGGGTGGTCTTATTCTGTTTCCTGCTGCTGTTTGCATGGAGTCGAGGGAAAGGGAAGCACAGAGGCAGTGTTGACATCCAGTATGTTCCGCGAAAGAGGAAAGGAGCTAACACGGAGATCGCAGAGACCAGCGGACCCAGACGAGTCAACATGAAGATGATATGA
- the c9orf72 gene encoding guanine nucleotide exchange factor C9orf72 homolog: MSTGCPPQSPAVAKTEVSTEGWCPLLAATFAYWDNILGPRVHHIWAPKGQGSMLLSDGEVTFLANHTLNGEILRSAESGAVDVKFFVLAEKGVIIVSLIFDGELKGDKNTCALSIIMPQSELSFYLPLHGMCVERLKHVIRKGRIYMQKGFNIISVLSSEIIPIMELLSSMKTHSVPEDVDIKDTVLNDDDIGDSCHEDFLHKAISSHLQTCGCSMVVGSNPDKVNKMVLTLCLFLTPAERQCSRLCRPDGSFKYDTGLFVQGLLKDATGSFVLPYRQVLYSPYPTTHIDVDINTVKQMPPCHEHSYHQRRYMRAELSALWRAASEDDITADNLINAHDSFTPDLNIFQDVMHKDTLVKSFIDEVFLLKPGLSLRSVYLSHFLLLLHRKALTLLRYIEDETQKGKKPFRSLRSLKTDLDLTVEGDLNIVMALAEKLRAGLHSFVFGKPFYTSVQERDLLMSF, from the exons ATGTCTACGGGCTGCCCGCCCCAGTCTCCAGCTGTGGCCAAGACAGAGGTGAGCACAGAGGGCTGGTGCCCTCTTTTGGCTGCCACCTTCGCCTATTGGGACAACATCCTGGGCCCCCGTGTCCACCACATCTGGGCTCCAAAAGGTCAAGGCTCCATGTTGCTTAGCGATGGCGAGGTGACCTTCCTGGCCAATCACACCCTCAACGGCGAGATCTTGCGTAGCGCTGAGAGCGGCGCGGTGGACGTCAAGTTCTTCGTCCTGGCCGAAAAAGGAGTCATCATCGTCTCGCTCATTTTCGACGGTGAGCTGAAGGGGGACAAAAACACTTGTGCCCTGTCAATCATCATGCCGCAGTCTGAGCTCAGCTTCTATCTTCCGCTGCATGGGATGTGTGTAGAGAGACTCAAACATGTGATCCGGAAAGGCCGCATCTACATGCAGAAG GGTTTTAATATCATCTCTGTGTTGTCCTCTGAGATAATTCCCATTATGGAGCTTCTCTCTTCCATGAAGACGCATAGCGTTCCAGAAGACGTTGAC ATAAAAGACACAGTGTTGAATGATGACGACATTGGAGACAGCTGTCATGAAGACTTTCTGCACAA GGCTATCAGCTCTCATCTACAGACTTGTGGATGTTCCATGGTTGTTGGAAGTAATCCAGACAAAGTCAACAAG ATGGTTCTTaccctctgtctgttcctcacGCCTGCTGAGAGGCAGTGTTCACGGCTGTGCCGACCAGATGGTTCCTTTAAATACGACACTGGCCTTTTTGTACAGGGGCTCCTCAAG GATGCCACAGGGAGTTTTGTGCTGCCGTACCGGCAGGTACTCTATTCTCCATATCCCACTACACACATTGACGTGGACATCAACACGGTGAAACAGATGCCACCGTGCCACGAACACTCCTACCACCAGCGCCGTTATATGCGGGCAGAACTCAGTGCCCTGTGGAGAGCAGCCAGTGAAGATGACATTACCGCGGACAACCTCATCAACGCGCACGACTCCTTCACCCCTGACCT AAATATCTTTCAGGACGTgatgcacaaagacacactggtGAAGTCATTTATTGATGAG GTCTTCCTGTTGAAGCCGGGGTTATCTCTGCGCAGTGTGTACCTCTCCCACTTCCTGCTCTTGCTGCACAGGAAAGCTCTCACGCTGCTCAGATATATTGAGGATGAGAC TCAGAAAGGGAAGAAGCCGTTCCGATCGCTGCGGAGCCTTAAGACGGACCTGGACCTCACGGTAGAAGGCGACTTGAACATCGTCATGGCGTTGGCGGAGAAGCTGCGGGCGGGGCTTCACTCCTTCGTCTTCGGGAAGCCGTTTTACACCAGCGTGCAGGAACGCGACCTCCTAATGAGCTTCTGA